A genome region from Urocitellus parryii isolate mUroPar1 chromosome X, mUroPar1.hap1, whole genome shotgun sequence includes the following:
- the LOC144250829 gene encoding PWWP domain-containing DNA repair factor 3B-like, whose translation MDTQYVLCCWKGRLWPAKVLSRSWTLPKYKRRRVLSLQVQILSEDQKLRVKGKDARALNKLEIEALATSARAWSRATVPSGEKRRYRRALRVALEILTEKAHSDQGRKPEEPGTPKVPAEVLQKPASSPPGRKYQRRKGHFWTKKRGQRGSLCVRSEKGHGLHGENSQVHTAIRLSPAEKQAEASQDTHEHPDFLPPSGGDRQEEGAEEAGPFARPPAVGEDACAKDQQPAWSPPARLFAAVPKAQHQEAGDTRPETPATSQETTAFAENAEGPGEGALEGMAASSTGSTPSLRRSLGFAHRKRKLQAPDPKKGLRGRPRRVRSQAMRAARASTIRAGDRPARGAAAGPSAREPCPIKRGTMVWFKFQDHPFWPAVVKSVCKTQKTARVLLIEANLRGERSGIRVPLHRLKHLDCEEKEKLLKRASKAYRQSVNWCLSLIAHYRERVGRGSFVGSFLDYYAADASYPMRKAIQDGDLDVSFPKVNYADLEDSEEETSVGVGGKRTCKKLLPDRRRAARDRANQKLVDFIVKKKGADHHLLDIVKGRKQSRWLTSFLSESRYVFCIETYLEDEDQLDVVVKHLQDIYEQTDKALLTLIRGDKVRFLLEVLLPEAIICSIAALDGLDYKGAEEKYLRGPPVHPREKELFDKDILKQMRKRSRRGRKVVRSLPQPCTSAGASSSPQPIRPPLCVKGGASPPP comes from the coding sequence ATGGACACCCAGTATGTCCTATGCTGTTGGAAAGGCCGCTTGTGGCCAGCCAAGGTTTTGTCCAGATCTTGGACTTTGCCGAAATATAAGAGGAGAAGGGTGCTTTCTCTCCAAGTCCAGATCCTCTCTGAAGACCAAAAATTGAGAGTGAAGGGCAAAGACGCAAGGGCGCTGAACAAGTTGGAAATCGAAGCCCTGGCCACCTCAGCCCGGGCATGGTCCAGGGCCACTGTGCCATCGGGGGAGAAAAGAAGGTACAGAAGAGCCCTTAGAGTGGCGCTGGAGATTCTGACTGAGAAAGCCCACTCGGATCAAGGAAGAAAACCCGAGGAGCCAGGGACCCCTAAGGTGCCTGCAGAGGTACTCCAAAAGCCAGCCAGCTCGCCACCTGGCAGAAAGTATCAGAGGCGCAAAGGGCACTTCTGGACTAAGAAAAGGGGACAACGGGGATCCCTGTGCGTGCGTTCAGAGAAGGGGCACGGCCTGCATGGCGAGAATTCCCAGGTGCACACAGCCATCCGCCTGTCTCCAGCTGAAAAGCAAGCAGAGGCATCGCAAGACACCCACGAGCATCCAGATTTCCTGCCTCCTAGTGGAGGTGACCGCCAGGAAGAGGGGGCAGAAGAAGCAGGCCCCTTCGCGCGTCCTCCCGCCGTGGGGGAGGATGCCTGTGCTAAAGACCAACAGCCAGCTTGGTCGCCTCCAGCAAGACTCTTTGCAGCTGTGCCCAAAGCTCAGCACCAAGAGGCGGGGGACACCCGCCCAGAGACCCCGGCTACTTCCCAGGAGACCACTGCCTTCGCAGAGAATGCAGAGGGCCCAGGCGAGGGTGCCTTGGAAGGGATGGCAGCATCCTCCACCGGCTCTACCCCGAGCCTGCGTCGCTCCCTCGGTTTCGCCCACAGGAAAAGGAAGCTCCAGGCGCCGGACCCCAAGAAAGGACTGCGGGGGCGCCCACGCCGTGTGCGCTCCCAGGCGATGAGGGCCGCCAGGGCCAGCACCATAAGGGCTGGCGATCGACCAGCGCGAGGAGCCGCAGCAGGGCCTTCGGCACGCGAGCCCTGCCCTATCAAAAGAGGGACGATGGTCTGGTTCAAGTTTCAGGATCATCCGTTTTGGCCGGCAGTGGTCAAGAGCGTGTGCAAAACCCAGAAGACGGCCCGGGTGCTGTTGATTGAGGCGAACCTGCGCGGGGAACGCAGCGGCATTCGGGTCCCTCTGCACAGGCTGAAGCACCTGGATTGTGAGGAGAAGGAGAAACTCCTGAAGAGAGCCAGCAAGGCCTACCGGCAGAGTGTGAACTGGTGCTTGTCGCTCATTGCCCACTACCGAGAGCGGGTGGGTCGGGGCTCTTTCGTGGGCTCCTTCCTGGACTACTACGCGGCCGACGCCAGCTACCCCATGCGCAAAGCCATCCAAGACGGGGACCTGGACGTCAGTTTTCCAAAGGTGAATTATGCCGACCTGGAAGATTCCGAGGAGGAGACCTCGGTGGGCGTGGGCGGCAAGAGGACCTGCAAGAAGCTGCTCCCCGACCGCAGGAGGGCCGCTCGGGACCGAGCCAACCAGAAGCTGGTGGACTTCATCGTGAAGAAGAAGGGGGCCGACCACCATCTGCTGGACATCGTGAAGGGCAGGAAGCAGTCCCGGTGGCTGACGTCCTTTCTGAGTGAAAGCCGGTACGTGTTCTGCATCGAGACGTACCTGGAGGACGAGGATCAGCTGGATGTCGTCGTCAAGCATCTGCAAGACATCTACGAGCAAACGGACAAGGCCTTGCTCACTCTCATCAGAGGTGACAAAGTGAGATTTCTTCTGGAAGTCCTGCTGCCAGAAGCGATCATTTGTTCAATCGCTGCGCTGGACGGACTCGACTACAAGGGAGCAGAAGAGAAGTACCTGCGAGGGCCACCTGTGCATCCACGGGAGAAGGAACTGTTTGACAAGGACATCTTGAAGCAGATGAGGAAGAGATCCAGGAGAGGCAGAAAGGTGGTCAGGTCtcttccccagccctgcacctcCGCAGgggcctcctcctctccccaaccCATCAGGCCGCCCCTCTGTGTGAAAGGAGGCGCCTCACCCCCTCCCTAG